A genomic segment from Leptolyngbya boryana PCC 6306 encodes:
- a CDS encoding type IV pilus secretin family protein, protein MKELRAISLATAATVALFSGQAASANPTQVTNVRINPNGAGFDVILETQGGKAPQVFNVNQGNTWNAYVFNAQISQPFRQANPAPGIAQVSVVPSGANGVQVTVVGTTTAPIGQIASRNAQGVILNVSGAGGGSAPDAPASVPANAPTAAVPLNVPLAPMAQAAPSTSLPGTAIAQARPTSTTPVTPFVPSAQVPSQAQPTVPVAPTPPLMRRAVAPPVGDQAVSQIDASPTTIDLGTNERIPRLVLRDAPVREVLSLLARAANLNLAYSESGAGAAAGAAGAGQAARPNGPTISLDIQNEAVQDVFNYVLRVACIPVANAGPAAGANGGGACAALDVNRVGRTIFVGPRLPDDARNIITRTIRLNQVSVADASAFLTTQGAETQRPFEQVQIQTIGEGAAARTIETRTPTILSLRATEGSAPLVLRGLAVSSNDRLNSITLTGSPRKVEVATRLLGQLDARKRQVALNVKIVDVNLLKTEDFNTSFSFGIGNNFFNVDRGAAVFNFGSTRPATNAEAAGSLTGRPTIDNPYSGANIFYDLNGQPVTIANTAPGTRIINGDQVTENPPPLSIRDGNWYSQRAGISSDPFQAGITEATTATPTVITRTPGTNGSPPTVTVTPGAFGTVTGALPSLFQFPTQFLARLQSQVTSGNAKILASPTVVVQDGERSTVRLTQEVFSGFRRNSQVNGTQSTETNEPIIREAGLILNLIVDRIDDNGFVTLRVNPVISAPSNAVNSPQGPITLISGRSVESGAIRVRDGQTLILSGIIQETDRASVTKVPILGDLPLLGALFRSTNRNNTRQEVVVMVTPQVIDDGDQASFGYGYVPGREVRQFLQQQESR, encoded by the coding sequence GTGAAAGAGCTTCGAGCAATCAGTCTAGCAACTGCCGCGACCGTTGCCTTATTCAGTGGTCAAGCTGCATCTGCTAATCCGACGCAAGTCACTAATGTTCGCATCAATCCGAATGGTGCTGGCTTTGATGTGATCCTAGAAACCCAAGGTGGAAAAGCGCCTCAAGTTTTCAATGTCAATCAAGGCAATACTTGGAATGCTTACGTTTTTAATGCTCAAATTAGCCAACCCTTCCGTCAGGCAAATCCTGCGCCTGGAATTGCTCAAGTTTCTGTAGTTCCTTCGGGTGCGAATGGGGTGCAGGTAACGGTTGTGGGAACAACAACTGCACCGATCGGGCAAATTGCGAGCCGCAATGCTCAAGGTGTGATCTTGAATGTGTCGGGTGCGGGGGGTGGCAGTGCGCCGGATGCTCCTGCGAGTGTTCCAGCGAATGCTCCGACTGCTGCGGTTCCGTTGAATGTTCCGCTTGCTCCGATGGCTCAAGCAGCGCCTTCGACATCGTTACCCGGAACTGCGATCGCGCAAGCAAGACCGACTTCGACGACTCCGGTGACTCCATTTGTGCCGAGCGCGCAAGTTCCGAGTCAAGCTCAGCCAACGGTTCCAGTTGCCCCGACTCCGCCTCTGATGAGACGAGCAGTTGCTCCTCCTGTCGGCGATCAAGCGGTGTCACAAATTGATGCGTCTCCGACGACCATTGACCTGGGAACGAATGAACGAATTCCACGATTGGTCTTGAGAGATGCACCCGTTCGGGAAGTGCTTTCTTTGCTAGCACGGGCAGCGAATCTGAACTTGGCTTATAGCGAATCTGGTGCAGGAGCAGCGGCAGGAGCAGCAGGAGCAGGACAGGCTGCAAGACCCAATGGACCTACGATTTCTTTGGATATCCAGAACGAAGCGGTTCAGGACGTGTTCAACTATGTGTTGCGAGTTGCTTGTATTCCGGTTGCAAATGCAGGACCAGCAGCAGGCGCAAATGGTGGTGGTGCATGTGCAGCACTCGATGTGAATCGAGTGGGACGAACCATCTTTGTTGGTCCTCGCTTGCCGGATGATGCGCGCAATATCATTACTCGCACGATTCGTCTCAACCAGGTTTCAGTTGCAGATGCTTCAGCCTTTTTAACGACACAAGGGGCAGAAACACAGCGTCCTTTTGAGCAGGTGCAAATTCAGACGATCGGAGAAGGTGCAGCAGCACGAACGATCGAAACTCGCACTCCTACGATTTTGTCTCTCAGAGCAACAGAAGGCAGCGCACCACTCGTATTACGCGGACTCGCTGTTTCCTCGAACGATCGATTAAATTCGATTACGTTGACGGGTTCACCTCGTAAAGTTGAAGTTGCAACTCGCCTTTTGGGTCAACTTGATGCCCGTAAGCGCCAGGTTGCACTGAATGTGAAAATTGTAGATGTTAACTTGCTGAAGACCGAAGACTTCAATACGAGTTTCTCGTTTGGGATTGGCAACAATTTCTTTAACGTCGATCGAGGAGCAGCCGTCTTTAACTTCGGCTCGACGCGACCAGCAACGAATGCAGAAGCAGCAGGTAGTTTGACAGGTCGTCCGACGATCGATAATCCTTATTCAGGTGCTAACATCTTCTATGATCTGAATGGTCAACCTGTTACTATTGCGAACACCGCCCCAGGCACAAGAATCATCAATGGAGATCAGGTTACTGAGAATCCACCGCCTCTCAGCATTCGAGATGGAAACTGGTACAGTCAGCGCGCTGGGATTTCGTCTGATCCATTTCAAGCAGGAATCACTGAAGCAACCACAGCAACACCAACTGTAATTACTAGAACTCCTGGGACAAATGGTTCCCCTCCGACTGTAACCGTTACACCGGGAGCATTTGGAACGGTTACTGGTGCTCTACCATCTTTATTTCAGTTTCCAACCCAATTCTTAGCTCGCTTGCAATCTCAGGTTACAAGTGGTAACGCAAAGATTCTTGCTTCTCCAACGGTTGTTGTTCAAGATGGAGAGCGCTCGACGGTTCGGCTGACGCAAGAAGTCTTCAGCGGATTTAGAAGAAATTCTCAGGTGAATGGAACGCAGAGTACTGAAACGAATGAGCCAATCATCCGGGAAGCAGGTTTGATTCTGAATCTGATTGTCGATCGTATTGATGACAATGGTTTCGTTACGTTGCGCGTGAACCCTGTCATTTCTGCGCCTTCTAACGCAGTCAATTCGCCTCAAGGTCCGATTACGCTGATCAGCGGTCGGAGTGTTGAGTCGGGTGCGATTCGAGTCCGCGATGGACAAACGCTGATTCTTTCTGGAATCATTCAAGAGACCGATCGAGCTTCTGTCACGAAGGTTCCTATCCTAGGAGATCTGCCGTTACTCGGAGCATTGTTTAGAAGCACGAACCGCAACAACACTCGTCAGGAAGTTGTGGTGATGGTCACTCCACAAGTCATTGATGATGGCGATCAGGCTTCTTTCGGTTATGGTTATGTTCCAGGTAGAGAAGTGCGTCAGTTCTTGCAACAGCAAGAAAGTCGCTAA
- a CDS encoding PilN domain-containing protein produces the protein MYSLDVNFLNDRPDIKPDKRRSVGRPKPTGSPEEKRPLYFGFAALIFFPVLAGVLFGILTLRNGDLERQQADLDTQLGNLETEKKNLSSIQAETKQVEEEAQALASVFNQIKPWSAMTQDIRDRLPSSIQLASITQQKVEINQAQPAPAAPAAGTPAAAAKPPVSGQIEIRGLANSMNDVNDFLLTLQQSNFLKAEATKVVSAELGEEKTLQLPDFPGLKREGEIKPPRLPRKVQFVISAAINDVPASELIRELDRKGAVGLVTRIESLKERGVISTTPKAPAKPDATEKNGAKKP, from the coding sequence GTGTCGGTCGTCCAAAACCGACAGGTTCACCTGAAGAAAAGCGTCCTTTATATTTTGGGTTTGCGGCACTGATCTTTTTCCCAGTGCTTGCAGGTGTCCTCTTCGGGATTCTCACCTTGCGCAATGGCGACTTAGAACGTCAGCAAGCGGATCTCGATACTCAACTCGGTAATTTAGAAACTGAGAAGAAGAATCTCTCATCGATTCAAGCGGAGACGAAACAGGTCGAAGAAGAAGCCCAGGCACTCGCATCGGTCTTTAACCAAATCAAGCCTTGGTCAGCGATGACCCAGGATATTCGCGATCGCTTGCCTTCGAGTATTCAACTGGCATCGATTACTCAGCAGAAAGTCGAGATCAATCAGGCTCAACCTGCTCCAGCCGCCCCAGCAGCAGGAACTCCGGCAGCAGCAGCAAAACCTCCAGTTTCTGGGCAGATCGAAATCAGAGGGCTGGCGAATTCGATGAATGATGTCAATGATTTCTTGTTGACGTTACAACAGTCGAACTTCTTGAAAGCAGAAGCAACTAAAGTGGTCAGTGCGGAGTTGGGTGAGGAGAAAACGCTGCAATTACCCGATTTTCCTGGGCTGAAGCGCGAAGGTGAGATTAAGCCGCCCCGCTTGCCGAGAAAAGTGCAATTTGTCATTTCAGCCGCGATTAACGATGTGCCTGCTTCGGAACTGATTCGAGAACTCGATCGTAAAGGGGCAGTGGGTCTTGTGACTCGGATTGAATCTTTGAAAGAACGCGGTGTGATTTCGACGACCCCCAAAGCACCTGCTAAACCTGATGCGACTGAAAAGAATGGAGCGAAGAAGCCATGA